A segment of the Lolium perenne isolate Kyuss_39 chromosome 3, Kyuss_2.0, whole genome shotgun sequence genome:
ATCGAGAAAACATACCCATGATGGGTTGGGTGCATCAACATTCTAACGATGTTACATTGCTGTGGCTTTGAAACTTGTATTGCCGAAACACGGAATATATCCTTGGTGCAAGATTGAAGACAGCTTGAGTTCATCAGATCTCATGTTTGAGAAACCTGTGGTTTATAGGCCAAGCTACACCTTAAATCACAATATCTTTTCATATTACTGATTTATACAGTTTACATCGCTAGTGAAAATACCGATACAGGTCTATTGCTACGATTTTTTTTTAATCTGAGTGCAGCATCTTTATTCatctcttttttctttcttctcagCTTCTGGTGGTGACATATCCTGCTCATAGATGACCTGAGTAACCAGGCCAATGAAAATTAAACCCAGAGCAGCAACCTTCCTCCATTCCACCTCAGGTGTTGCAAATACAGCATTTGCAATTGTAAGACCGAGTATCGTCATCAGCGCAAGGTAAATATTCATCCGAGCTTTCGACCCTGCACTCTCCTTTGTAATCTCTCTGATCTTCTGCGCTTCGATCTTGGCCTTCACCTTGATTTCCTCCTTGTTCTTAGGCTTTTTCTTCCCAAGGCTTTTGAAGAACATTCCTTCGTTTTTCTCCACCTCGATCCAATCTTCAAAGTCTTCCAACACCCTCTCGTTCATTTCTATCTCCTGCCTTTCCATTTCAGCTGTCTCCTCGTAGGCCTGCATCTTGCTGTCCAGCCTCTCCATTATCTACCACATCAGAAATGCAATTCTTTGTCAGACATCGAAGAAGCAACATGCTGTTTAACCTTCCATCGCACGAGATGCTCACCTGGTCCCCAATTTGATCGAGCTCTTTCATGGCGTTCTGTCCAATCATATCGAACTCGCTGTCGGCATCCTTAGTGAACTTGGTCAAGTAAGCTGACCGCTCGTCCAAGAAGTTTGTGATCCGGACCTTCTGCGTCTGAAGCATGGCGATTTTGGCAAGCACCTCCTGCTGACGGCCATCTCCCCCGTGCGGTAGGGGAGTGTCCGATCCAGCATCTTCAGAGCTGCAGGCACAGATGGAAGATCTTCTCCTGCTTGGAAGCGCGTGTTGGCGGTGCCGCGAGGATCTTCGCGGCGAGGGAAGAAGGGATGTCCGAACGGTGTGAAGAGTAAGCATCTCCTCTTGGTTGCTGTAATCTTTGGTATGCTGCTTTTGGTCTGCAGAGTAATCGTGCAGGGGTTTGTTTCTGCGCCCCTCGTTGCCGGAGCCTGAGAACGATATCCATGCTGTAGCTAGGTGACAAGACCAAGTTGCCCCTTGCGTGCCGTGTGTTCACTCAGGTC
Coding sequences within it:
- the LOC127344419 gene encoding uncharacterized protein, whose product is MLTLHTVRTSLLPSPRRSSRHRQHALPSRRRSSICACSSEDAGSDTPLPHGGDGRQQEVLAKIAMLQTQKVRITNFLDERSAYLTKFTKDADSEFDMIGQNAMKELDQIGDQIMERLDSKMQAYEETAEMERQEIEMNERVLEDFEDWIEVEKNEGMFFKSLGKKKPKNKEEIKVKAKIEAQKIREITKESAGSKARMNIYLALMTILGLTIANAVFATPEVEWRKVAALGLIFIGLVTQVIYEQDMSPPEAEKKEKRDE